Below is a genomic region from Desulfurobacterium atlanticum.
AGCAAGGGTTTTATGGGTTGGCGTGGAAGGTGATTTAACCGATATAAAATCGGCGGTGGATGAGCTTCTTGAACCTTTTGGCTTTGAAAAAGAGAGGAGGGTTTTTAAACCTCATGTTACTTTGATGAGAATAAAGAAGCTTCGTCACAGAACAAAATTTTCCTATTTTCTGTCAAAAATGAGAGAAAAGAAATTTTTGAGTATGGAAGTGAAGCAAGTTTCTTTAATAGAAAGCGTTTTGACATCAAAAGGGCCTTTATATAAACCGTTAAAGGTGGTGGATTTAAGATGAATTATGAACTTCTTGTTCCTCCCGTTGTAGGTGGTGTAATCGGTTACTTTACAAACTATGTGGCTATAAAGATGCTCTTTCGTCCCAAAAAGCCCTACTATTTTTTTGGGAAGAGAATACCCTTTACTCCGGGACTTATTCCATCAAAGAGAGAAAAACTTGCTTTTTCAATAGCTAAGGTGGTAAAAGAGAATCTTTTAACTGAAGATACGCTCAGGAAAAGGCTAAATGAAGAGAAGATAAAGAAAAGTATAGAATCTCTTGTGGATAGGGGGTTAGCCGATATACTTTTTTCTCTTGATGGTTATGTTGAACAGTTTGTGGTTTCAATATCTGATAAAAGGTTGTTTGAACTGTTCAGTGTTGTTGATGTGGAAAAATGGGTAGGTCAGCTTATAGATTATCTAACAGAAGATGGTAGAACACTTGGGAGTATTCTTCCTGAAAATGCCAAAAAGCAGATAGGAAAATTTGCCGATTTTATTGTGGAGAAAATTATTGATATTGGTAAAGACAGAATTGACTCTGAAGAGTTCAGAGAGTTTCTTGTGGGGAAGATTTTAAATTTTCTTGAGGGTTCAGGCAGGATTCCAGATGTGGTTATTTTCAGAAAACCTGTTTTTGCAATAGCAGAAGCTGTAGCTGAGAGAATTATAAAAGTTTTAAGAGATACTCTTGAAAGTAGAAGTTTTGAGAAGAGTTTGAAGGAGCATCTGCGGAAATTCTTTGAGAGCTTAAATGATAGGGAAATTAAAGAGCTGCTTGAAAATGCAGGAGTTGAAAAAGATGAGGCAGTTAAAAAAATAACAGCTTTTATTTATGAAAATTTTGATGTTTCTCTTGGCAGAAGCAGTTTTGTAAAGCGTAAAGTTTATAGAGTGTTTGTAGAGTGGATAAGGGTTCTGGTTGAGAAAAATCGTGAGTTTATAGTAAAAACGCTCTCAGAAAATTTACTGGTTGTTATAGAGAAAGAGTTGCCTGTAATAATGGAGTCTATTGATATTGAAAACCTTGTTGTTGAAAAGGTAAATTCTCTTCCTATTGAGGAAGTGGAAGGGATAATACTTAAATTGATAGATGAAGAATTAAAATATATAACACTTTTAGGTGGAGTTTTGGGCTTTATAATAGGAGCTTTCCAGGATATTTTGTTTTTTATGTAAATTTCCTTTAAAATATCTCCTGCTTTAAATCAGATTTGTGGGAAGAAATGAGTTTTATTTTGAGAAAACCTGAATTTCACTTAAAAAGAATTTCGAAATCGGGAATATTGATATTGCTTCTTGTTAGTTTCTCTTTTATTGTTCTTGCTGGCTTTACTTACATTTCTTTCCTTGTAAAGAGATATTACAAAGGTGATACGCTTATTGTAAATAAGATGGGACA
It encodes:
- a CDS encoding DUF445 family protein, which encodes MNYELLVPPVVGGVIGYFTNYVAIKMLFRPKKPYYFFGKRIPFTPGLIPSKREKLAFSIAKVVKENLLTEDTLRKRLNEEKIKKSIESLVDRGLADILFSLDGYVEQFVVSISDKRLFELFSVVDVEKWVGQLIDYLTEDGRTLGSILPENAKKQIGKFADFIVEKIIDIGKDRIDSEEFREFLVGKILNFLEGSGRIPDVVIFRKPVFAIAEAVAERIIKVLRDTLESRSFEKSLKEHLRKFFESLNDREIKELLENAGVEKDEAVKKITAFIYENFDVSLGRSSFVKRKVYRVFVEWIRVLVEKNREFIVKTLSENLLVVIEKELPVIMESIDIENLVVEKVNSLPIEEVEGIILKLIDEELKYITLLGGVLGFIIGAFQDILFFM
- the thpR gene encoding RNA 2',3'-cyclic phosphodiesterase, whose product is MKKRLFVATMVSLPSEEISFIKREIISLGIEGKWVEENNLHFTYRFLGDVSVLFIPQIEREFKEKISLIEKRKVELKGIGVFPDVKTARVLWVGVEGDLTDIKSAVDELLEPFGFEKERRVFKPHVTLMRIKKLRHRTKFSYFLSKMREKKFLSMEVKQVSLIESVLTSKGPLYKPLKVVDLR